Proteins encoded together in one Cellulomonas gilvus ATCC 13127 window:
- a CDS encoding winged helix-turn-helix transcriptional regulator, whose translation MGTRRTYGSYNDGCATAHALDLIGERWTMIVVRELLLGPKRFAHLQQDVQGIGPSVLAQRLQHLESEGIAERRHLPAPADVDVYALTERGLRLEAVNTALATWAADSPGLLWDADMSPDTLVLAMRAHARPRVDRADPTVVALHLVDSRREGAAPVAYTATMTDERTTVVRDAAGPAAPHAVLRATTRALKRVIIGGAALEPSPDLQVEGERGAVDALVRATALHA comes from the coding sequence GTGGGCACGCGACGCACGTACGGCTCGTACAACGACGGCTGCGCGACCGCGCACGCCCTCGACCTGATCGGCGAACGCTGGACCATGATCGTCGTGCGTGAGCTGCTGCTGGGCCCCAAGAGGTTCGCGCACCTGCAGCAGGACGTGCAGGGCATCGGGCCGTCGGTCCTGGCGCAACGACTCCAGCACCTCGAGTCCGAGGGCATCGCGGAGCGCCGCCACCTGCCGGCCCCTGCCGACGTCGACGTGTACGCGCTCACCGAGCGCGGGCTGCGGCTCGAGGCCGTGAACACCGCCCTCGCGACGTGGGCGGCCGACTCGCCCGGTCTGCTGTGGGACGCGGACATGAGCCCGGACACTCTCGTCCTGGCGATGCGTGCGCACGCGCGTCCGCGCGTCGACCGGGCGGACCCGACCGTCGTCGCGCTCCACCTGGTGGACTCACGCCGCGAGGGCGCCGCGCCCGTCGCGTACACCGCCACGATGACCGACGAGCGCACGACCGTGGTCCGGGACGCCGCGGGACCCGCAGCGCCGCACGCCGTGCTGCGGGCGACGACGCGCGCGCTCAAGCGCGTGATCATCGGCGGAGCGGCGCTCGAGCCGTCGCCCGACCTGCAGGTCGAGGGGGAGCGCGGGGCGGTCGACGCGCTGGTGAGGGCCACGGCGCTGCACGCGTGA
- a CDS encoding sensor histidine kinase: MTASTAVLRRLRPSGGLGDRGTAALYLVVGLVLVGTGVHGPGGPVGGPARTWVHIGLLVLACTALVLKRRAPMVVLGVVTALALASGTVGGSLGLLLVFFDALYTAALLVGRRARAVLTSLVVAVGVAAPTATLVAGQSASQVVGATLQVVALLVTPLWWASDVRTRTELADVESRRADLEREQAALARVHAADAVRIAELDRAAAVREERAAMARDLHDVVAGRLSAIAIHAEAALAGTPDATRDRTALAAVREQAVASLDEMRSMILVLRGAPGATGPTTAPAGLDRLDELLAAARAAGTDVRARVDVDRRPLPAAVDHAAYRIVQEALANAASHGAGGPVALEVAERDARLEIVVTSALARADEAATGPAPRPGLAPSLGTATGLVTMTERARSLGGTLDAGADGPTWRVRAVLPVALPADHVGDRAPGAAPLDTLEAS; this comes from the coding sequence GTGACCGCCTCGACCGCCGTGCTGCGCCGGCTCCGGCCCTCCGGCGGGCTCGGCGACCGCGGCACGGCCGCGCTCTACCTGGTGGTCGGGCTGGTCCTCGTGGGCACGGGGGTGCACGGGCCGGGCGGACCCGTCGGCGGGCCGGCGCGCACCTGGGTCCACATCGGGCTCCTGGTGCTGGCCTGCACCGCCCTGGTCCTCAAGCGCCGTGCGCCGATGGTGGTGCTGGGCGTCGTCACCGCGCTCGCGCTCGCGAGCGGGACGGTCGGCGGCAGCCTCGGGCTGCTGCTCGTCTTCTTCGACGCGCTGTACACCGCGGCGCTCCTGGTCGGTCGGCGGGCGCGCGCGGTCCTCACGTCGCTCGTCGTGGCGGTCGGGGTCGCGGCGCCGACCGCCACGCTGGTCGCCGGTCAGTCCGCGTCGCAGGTGGTCGGGGCGACGCTCCAGGTGGTCGCGCTGCTGGTCACGCCGCTGTGGTGGGCGTCGGACGTGCGGACACGCACCGAGCTGGCCGATGTGGAGTCCCGCCGTGCGGACCTGGAGCGTGAGCAGGCCGCGCTCGCGCGGGTGCACGCGGCCGACGCCGTGCGGATCGCCGAGCTGGACCGCGCGGCGGCCGTGCGCGAGGAGCGCGCCGCGATGGCGCGCGACCTGCACGACGTCGTCGCGGGCCGGTTGTCGGCGATCGCGATCCACGCCGAGGCCGCGCTGGCCGGGACACCGGACGCCACACGGGACAGGACCGCGCTCGCGGCCGTGCGGGAGCAGGCCGTCGCGTCGCTCGACGAGATGCGTTCGATGATCCTGGTCCTGCGCGGCGCGCCGGGCGCGACCGGTCCGACGACCGCGCCGGCCGGCCTCGACCGCCTCGACGAGCTGCTCGCCGCCGCCCGCGCGGCCGGCACCGACGTGCGCGCCCGGGTCGACGTGGACCGTCGTCCGCTGCCCGCGGCCGTCGACCACGCCGCCTACCGGATCGTCCAGGAGGCGCTCGCCAACGCCGCGTCGCACGGCGCCGGCGGGCCGGTCGCCCTCGAGGTCGCCGAACGGGACGCACGCCTCGAGATCGTCGTGACGAGTGCGCTGGCCCGTGCCGACGAGGCGGCCACCGGTCCCGCGCCGCGGCCCGGGCTCGCGCCGTCGCTCGGCACCGCCACCGGCCTGGTCACCATGACCGAGCGCGCCCGGTCGCTGGGCGGCACGCTCGACGCTGGCGCCGACGGACCGACCTGGCGTGTGCGTGCGGTCCTTCCCGTGGCCCTCCCGGCGGACCACGTGGGGGACCGCGCGCCGGGTGCTGCACCTCTCGACACCTTGGAGGCCTCGTGA
- a CDS encoding response regulator has product MTTPVRVLLADDHGAIRTGLRLMLEQAGDVVVVGEAADGAAAVRNARALRPDVVLMDIRMPGTDGITATRQIVDEGLADVVALTTFDLDEYLFGVLQAGAVGFLLKSVGAHELVEAVRRVAAGDGILAPEVTRRLIAGAVAGTAATGRTTAATGAPDDTAPGFAELTAREREVLALLGEGMSNRRIAAALVISETTAKTHVSRVLTKLGCRSRLEAAALAHRSGLVG; this is encoded by the coding sequence GTGACCACACCCGTGCGCGTGCTGCTCGCCGACGACCACGGCGCGATCCGGACTGGGTTGCGGCTGATGCTCGAGCAGGCCGGGGACGTCGTCGTCGTGGGGGAAGCCGCCGACGGGGCCGCGGCCGTGCGCAACGCCCGCGCGCTGCGGCCTGACGTCGTGCTCATGGACATCCGGATGCCCGGCACCGACGGGATCACCGCGACGCGGCAGATCGTGGACGAGGGACTGGCGGACGTCGTCGCCCTCACCACGTTCGACCTGGACGAGTACCTGTTCGGGGTGCTCCAGGCGGGGGCCGTGGGCTTCCTGCTCAAGTCCGTGGGTGCGCACGAGCTCGTCGAGGCGGTGCGCCGGGTGGCCGCGGGCGACGGGATCCTGGCGCCCGAGGTCACGCGACGTCTCATCGCGGGCGCGGTCGCCGGGACGGCGGCCACCGGACGCACCACCGCGGCGACCGGGGCCCCCGACGACACCGCCCCGGGGTTCGCCGAGCTCACCGCGCGCGAACGGGAGGTGCTGGCCCTGCTGGGCGAGGGGATGTCGAACCGCCGGATCGCGGCGGCGCTGGTGATCTCCGAGACCACCGCGAAGACCCACGTCAGCCGGGTGCTCACCAAGCTCGGGTGCCGCAGCAGGCTGGAGGCGGCCGCCCTGGCGCACCGGTCAGGGCTGGTCGGCTGA
- a CDS encoding DinB family protein, which yields MRTFDGSEDLRGARFVDADLSGARFVRADLSGAVMRGVELQGADLDAPWLSAPFLVNGVDVVAYVDAELDRRFPGRELRRVAEPEALREAWAALERTWSSTLDRVAAMPAGTPDVSVDGEWTFAQTLRHLVMATDVWLRRAVLGVEQPYDPIGQPNVEYEADGNDMSVFSRPDPTYDEVLASRAEHVALVRDFLAQVSAEELETVRANPWSPEHPETTLSCLHTILEEEWEHHRYAVRDLDAIERR from the coding sequence ATGAGGACGTTCGACGGGTCCGAGGACCTGCGTGGAGCACGGTTCGTGGACGCGGACCTGTCCGGGGCACGCTTCGTGCGTGCCGACCTGTCCGGGGCCGTCATGCGGGGCGTCGAGCTGCAGGGCGCCGACCTGGACGCCCCGTGGCTGAGCGCACCGTTCCTGGTCAACGGGGTGGACGTGGTGGCCTACGTCGACGCCGAGCTGGACCGGCGCTTCCCCGGGCGCGAGCTGCGGCGCGTCGCCGAGCCGGAGGCGCTGCGTGAGGCGTGGGCCGCGCTCGAGCGGACGTGGAGCAGCACGCTCGACCGCGTCGCGGCGATGCCGGCCGGGACGCCGGACGTCTCGGTCGACGGTGAGTGGACGTTCGCGCAGACGCTGCGGCACCTGGTGATGGCCACCGACGTGTGGCTGCGACGCGCCGTCCTCGGGGTCGAGCAGCCGTACGACCCGATCGGTCAGCCGAACGTGGAGTACGAGGCCGACGGCAACGACATGTCCGTGTTCTCGCGGCCCGACCCCACATACGACGAGGTGCTCGCCTCGCGCGCCGAGCACGTCGCGCTGGTCCGGGACTTCCTGGCGCAGGTCAGCGCCGAGGAGCTGGAGACCGTCCGCGCCAACCCGTGGAGCCCGGAGCATCCCGAGACCACCCTGTCCTGCCTGCACACGATCCTCGAGGAGGAGTGGGAGCACCACCGGTATGCCGTCCGGGACCTCGACGCGATCGAGCGGCGCTGA
- a CDS encoding DUF4184 family protein, protein MPFTLAHPAAVLPLARGPLVPAALVAGAMSPDVPYFVRLPRSADAWYEPFVNATTTHAWPGALTVAVPSAAVLLAVWWFVRLPLRALAGTASRAPERNRTLRAATWTLASLAVGVATHVAWDAVTHGDGAAVQHIAWLREPLLGDMPAARVLQHASTVLGLVALAVWAGRRVAAWRAAGGRLPVDRVRAAVVSALVVVGLAGALVGAGSADAGAEVALSSAATRGGAAFVVAGLAAAAAWWALRLRPVAEPRADERTAATGTPSTPAP, encoded by the coding sequence GTGCCCTTCACCCTCGCCCATCCCGCCGCCGTGCTCCCTCTCGCGCGCGGACCGCTGGTGCCCGCCGCCCTGGTCGCGGGCGCGATGAGCCCGGACGTCCCGTACTTCGTGCGGCTGCCCCGGTCGGCGGACGCCTGGTACGAGCCGTTCGTCAACGCGACGACCACGCACGCGTGGCCGGGCGCGCTCACCGTGGCGGTCCCGAGCGCGGCCGTGCTCCTGGCGGTCTGGTGGTTCGTGCGTCTCCCGCTGAGGGCTCTCGCCGGCACTGCCAGCCGCGCGCCCGAGCGGAACCGCACCCTGCGCGCCGCCACATGGACGCTCGCCTCCCTGGCCGTCGGTGTCGCGACGCACGTCGCCTGGGACGCGGTCACCCACGGCGACGGTGCGGCGGTGCAGCACATCGCCTGGCTGCGGGAGCCGCTGCTCGGCGACATGCCGGCCGCCCGCGTCCTGCAGCACGCCAGCACGGTCCTCGGCCTCGTGGCGCTCGCGGTGTGGGCCGGGCGCCGGGTCGCCGCGTGGCGCGCGGCGGGTGGGCGTCTGCCCGTCGACCGGGTGCGCGCCGCGGTCGTCTCCGCACTCGTCGTCGTGGGGCTCGCGGGGGCGCTCGTGGGCGCCGGGTCGGCCGACGCCGGCGCCGAGGTGGCGCTCTCGTCGGCGGCGACCCGCGGCGGTGCCGCGTTCGTCGTCGCAGGACTCGCTGCCGCCGCCGCGTGGTGGGCGCTCCGCCTGCGGCCCGTGGCCGAGCCGCGTGCCGACGAGCGGACGGCTGCGACGGGGACACCCTCCACGCCCGCACCGTGA
- a CDS encoding HAD family hydrolase encodes MPAPTLPPDLHAVVFDVGETLVDESRAWADLARAAGTTPFTLMAAIGATISQGRDHRDAWRLLGRTPPASAPDIRADDLYDDALGCLAAVRDAGLVVGVAGNQPAGAEEALRSAGVHVDFVATSATWGVAKPSAAFFERVAAACHVPAHQVLYVGDRLDNDVRAARAVGMRTAWLRRGPWAHVQPRRAEDHADLELTSLDLLARLVRDGGRR; translated from the coding sequence GTGCCCGCACCGACGCTGCCCCCGGACCTGCACGCCGTCGTGTTCGACGTGGGGGAGACCCTCGTCGACGAGTCCCGGGCGTGGGCGGACCTCGCCCGCGCCGCCGGGACCACCCCGTTCACCCTGATGGCCGCGATCGGCGCGACGATCAGCCAGGGTCGCGATCACCGGGACGCGTGGCGGCTGCTCGGCCGGACACCACCTGCGTCGGCACCCGACATCCGCGCGGACGACCTGTACGACGACGCTCTCGGCTGCCTGGCGGCGGTGCGGGACGCGGGCCTGGTCGTCGGCGTGGCGGGGAACCAGCCCGCGGGCGCCGAGGAGGCGCTCCGTTCGGCCGGGGTGCACGTCGACTTCGTCGCGACGTCAGCGACGTGGGGCGTCGCCAAGCCGTCCGCGGCGTTCTTCGAGCGCGTCGCAGCGGCCTGCCACGTCCCCGCGCACCAGGTGCTCTACGTCGGCGACCGGCTCGACAACGACGTCCGGGCGGCACGCGCGGTCGGGATGCGCACCGCGTGGCTGCGCCGTGGGCCGTGGGCGCACGTCCAGCCTCGTCGGGCCGAGGACCACGCCGACCTCGAGCTCACCAGCCTCGACCTTCTCGCCCGGCTGGTCCGGGACGGCGGTCGCCGGTAG
- a CDS encoding ABC transporter permease, translated as MDLLASEWIKARSVRTTWLLAAGTVLVTVVVSLLGISGLMADWQADLPADFDPTGISFKGILVGQILVATLGAQTFTSEYATGQIVTSLTITPRRSVLLATKLAVTALVALATALVTVACSFGASQAALGAAGLPTADLADAGSVRAILCAAGYLVLTAVLGVALGAMTRSSSGALAIVVTVALLVPALAPGLPGIVGHLAGTYWPTTAGQASYTTAGTGALTGSGGLAVMALFTIWTTLAAHLTLRARDA; from the coding sequence ATGGACCTCCTCGCCTCCGAGTGGATCAAGGCCCGCAGCGTCCGCACCACCTGGCTCCTGGCGGCCGGCACCGTCCTGGTCACGGTCGTGGTCAGCCTGCTCGGCATCAGCGGACTCATGGCGGACTGGCAGGCAGACCTGCCCGCGGACTTCGACCCGACGGGCATCAGCTTCAAGGGCATCCTCGTCGGCCAGATCCTCGTCGCGACACTGGGAGCCCAGACGTTCACCAGCGAGTACGCGACCGGTCAGATCGTCACGAGCCTGACGATCACGCCCCGGCGGTCGGTCCTGCTGGCCACGAAGCTGGCTGTCACCGCGCTCGTCGCCCTCGCGACCGCGCTGGTCACCGTGGCGTGCAGCTTCGGCGCGAGCCAGGCGGCTCTCGGTGCCGCGGGCCTGCCGACGGCGGACCTGGCCGACGCGGGCAGCGTGCGGGCCATCCTGTGCGCGGCCGGCTACCTGGTGCTCACCGCTGTCCTGGGCGTCGCGCTCGGGGCCATGACGCGCTCGTCCTCCGGTGCGCTGGCGATCGTCGTGACCGTGGCGCTGCTCGTGCCAGCGCTCGCGCCCGGGCTTCCCGGCATCGTGGGACACCTTGCCGGGACCTACTGGCCCACCACCGCCGGACAGGCCTCGTACACGACCGCCGGCACCGGAGCCCTGACCGGCTCGGGCGGGCTCGCCGTGATGGCGTTGTTCACGATCTGGACCACGCTCGCTGCGCACCTCACGCTGAGGGCCCGCGACGCGTGA
- a CDS encoding ABC transporter ATP-binding protein, which translates to MHSSNPVLLQAHSLVKRYGRVTAVDGLSFTVRPGVVTGFLGPNGAGKSTTLRMFLGLDRPTSGAATVGGLRLAETPHPVRVVGAMLDARAVHPRRTAADHLAAVARAGGVARSRVAEPLELVGLGDVGGRRAGDFSLGMKQRLGIATALIGDPSVVIFDEPLNGLDPEGIRWARSLMRDLAAEGRTVLFSSHLMGEMELTADQLVVVHHGRLLADQPLTAFIVDRTTVQIRARTPDRRGLLKALARAGVDAVPDAASADGLDVRGTTSDRVGRIAAGAGIELSELSSVRGSLEDVFLTMTSTQKKAA; encoded by the coding sequence GTGCACTCCTCGAACCCGGTGTTGTTGCAGGCCCACTCCCTGGTCAAGCGGTACGGGCGCGTCACTGCCGTCGACGGCTTGTCGTTCACGGTCCGCCCGGGCGTCGTCACCGGCTTCCTCGGCCCCAACGGGGCGGGCAAGTCCACGACATTGCGCATGTTTCTCGGGCTGGACAGGCCGACGAGCGGGGCGGCGACGGTCGGTGGGCTGCGGCTCGCCGAGACGCCGCACCCGGTGCGCGTCGTCGGCGCGATGCTCGACGCCCGTGCGGTCCACCCCCGGCGCACGGCCGCGGACCACCTCGCGGCGGTCGCGCGCGCCGGTGGCGTCGCGCGCTCCCGGGTGGCTGAGCCTCTCGAGCTCGTCGGCCTGGGTGACGTCGGAGGCCGGCGGGCCGGCGATTTCTCCCTCGGGATGAAGCAGCGGCTGGGGATCGCCACCGCGCTGATCGGCGACCCGTCGGTCGTGATCTTCGACGAGCCGCTGAACGGCCTCGACCCCGAGGGGATCCGGTGGGCACGCTCGCTCATGCGCGACCTGGCGGCGGAGGGTCGCACCGTCCTGTTCTCCAGCCACCTCATGGGTGAGATGGAGCTGACCGCCGACCAGCTCGTCGTCGTGCACCACGGGCGGCTCCTGGCCGACCAGCCCCTGACAGCGTTCATCGTCGATCGCACCACCGTGCAGATCCGCGCGCGCACACCGGACCGGCGCGGCCTCCTTAAGGCGCTCGCCCGCGCGGGCGTGGACGCGGTGCCCGACGCGGCGAGCGCAGATGGGCTCGACGTCCGGGGAACCACGTCGGACCGCGTCGGTCGCATCGCCGCCGGTGCCGGCATCGAGCTGTCCGAGCTGAGCTCCGTCCGGGGCTCGCTCGAGGACGTCTTCCTCACCATGACATCGACTCAGAAGAAGGCCGCCTGA
- a CDS encoding TetR/AcrR family transcriptional regulator, giving the protein MATGGGRTVRQGQAPKRAAILAAAKELFVRTGVERTSMDAVAALAGVSKRTVYDYYGDKRGLLLGVVEDAGERALATLRELVDEHLNPADIREPADLERALTELAAALGRTLLLSSDYLAAVRLINENEALLPELEDHPLDEAHARVLSDRISHFARVGLLDADDPGLAAAHFHALTALRVLNEPPRRRTEAAHVRQIMTDGARAFVRAYGAQGPAE; this is encoded by the coding sequence ATGGCGACAGGTGGAGGCAGGACCGTGCGACAGGGGCAGGCGCCCAAGCGCGCGGCCATCCTGGCGGCGGCGAAGGAGCTGTTCGTGCGGACAGGCGTGGAGCGCACCAGCATGGACGCGGTCGCCGCGCTCGCCGGGGTGTCGAAGCGGACGGTCTACGACTACTACGGGGACAAGCGAGGTCTCCTGCTCGGCGTCGTGGAGGACGCAGGGGAGAGGGCGCTGGCAACGCTGCGCGAGCTGGTCGACGAGCACCTCAACCCGGCAGACATCCGCGAGCCCGCCGATCTCGAGCGGGCCCTGACCGAGCTGGCCGCCGCCCTCGGCCGAACTCTGCTGCTCTCGTCGGACTACCTCGCCGCCGTCAGGCTGATCAACGAGAACGAGGCGCTGCTGCCGGAGCTCGAGGACCATCCGCTCGACGAGGCCCACGCGCGCGTCCTCAGCGATCGCATCAGCCACTTCGCCCGCGTCGGCCTGCTCGACGCCGACGATCCCGGCCTCGCAGCGGCCCACTTCCACGCCCTGACCGCGTTGCGCGTGCTCAACGAGCCGCCCCGCCGACGCACCGAGGCAGCGCACGTCCGCCAGATCATGACCGACGGCGCACGCGCCTTCGTCCGCGCCTACGGCGCGCAGGGCCCAGCGGAGTGA
- a CDS encoding Lrp/AsnC family transcriptional regulator has protein sequence MDALDREILAVLQRDGRLSITELAERVGLTVSPCHRRLRALERTGVVSGYRAVVDPIAVGLTFEALVLVTMQAADRATVSAFEDAVAVIPGVVRAQRLFGDPDYLLQVVAADLAAFQELYDEQISTLPGVQRLNSTLVMKSVVDRPVPL, from the coding sequence ATGGACGCCCTCGACCGCGAGATCCTTGCCGTGCTGCAGCGGGACGGTCGCCTCAGCATCACGGAGCTTGCCGAGCGGGTCGGGCTGACCGTGTCCCCGTGCCACCGCCGACTACGCGCCCTCGAGCGCACCGGCGTCGTCAGCGGGTACCGCGCCGTCGTCGATCCGATCGCGGTCGGGCTGACCTTCGAGGCGTTGGTGCTCGTCACCATGCAGGCAGCCGACCGGGCCACCGTGTCGGCGTTCGAGGACGCCGTCGCTGTGATCCCCGGTGTCGTGCGCGCCCAGCGGCTCTTCGGCGACCCGGACTACCTGCTGCAGGTCGTCGCCGCCGACCTCGCGGCGTTCCAGGAGCTCTACGACGAGCAGATCTCCACGCTGCCCGGTGTCCAGCGCCTCAACTCGACCCTCGTCATGAAGAGCGTGGTCGATCGGCCTGTCCCCTTGTAG
- a CDS encoding LysE family translocator, with product MEITEVGAFWVTALAFILTPGADWAYMITAGLSGRVAPANAGLLLGHLAYVVAVAAGLGALATRYPAALSVITVVGAAYLAWLGLGVLRHPAGAGTPTWTEAGSAGEWAARGFGVSALNPKVPVLLLALLPQFTHVDGSWPVGTQLAMLGLLHLATCAFVYTAVGSGARRVLAARPTSATLVSRVAGSLMIVLGAALLVEQTLSLTR from the coding sequence GTGGAGATCACGGAGGTCGGTGCATTCTGGGTGACCGCTCTCGCGTTCATCCTGACTCCGGGCGCAGACTGGGCGTACATGATCACCGCTGGCCTGAGCGGGCGCGTCGCGCCGGCGAACGCGGGCCTGCTGCTGGGGCACCTGGCGTACGTCGTCGCCGTCGCGGCAGGGCTGGGCGCACTCGCCACGCGCTACCCGGCCGCGCTGAGCGTCATCACGGTCGTCGGGGCCGCCTACCTGGCGTGGCTCGGTCTCGGCGTCCTGCGACACCCCGCCGGCGCGGGCACGCCCACTTGGACCGAGGCCGGGAGCGCGGGGGAGTGGGCCGCGCGCGGGTTCGGGGTCAGCGCCCTGAACCCGAAGGTCCCGGTGCTGCTGCTGGCGCTGCTCCCGCAGTTCACCCATGTCGACGGGTCGTGGCCGGTGGGGACGCAGCTCGCCATGCTCGGCCTGCTGCACCTGGCGACCTGCGCCTTCGTCTACACCGCGGTGGGATCCGGGGCGCGCCGGGTGCTGGCCGCCCGGCCGACGTCCGCGACCCTGGTCTCACGAGTCGCCGGGTCGCTCATGATCGTCCTGGGCGCTGCTCTGCTGGTCGAGCAGACACTGAGCCTCACCCGATGA
- the merB gene encoding alkylmercury lyase family protein — protein MSTSAARQIRDLVYDTLADEGRAPSVAELARLTGLNRAAVQNLLDELAQAHTLVPTTDGDAIRMAHPFSAAPMAFVVTPADGRDDRRWWGGCAWDSFGISAALHLDVRIDTACPWCGSHVSYTSGPTTPPPGDLAVRFPRPAAEWWNDVVGTCTMIRTFCSREHAEQWTAAHDPGAGYIASATTVWELAGPWYGDRLTPDFQPHDRATNQAILERVGLTGPFWRLP, from the coding sequence ATGAGCACGTCCGCCGCACGGCAGATCCGGGACCTCGTCTACGACACCCTCGCCGACGAGGGTCGGGCACCCTCGGTCGCCGAGCTCGCGCGCCTGACCGGACTCAACCGGGCTGCTGTGCAGAACCTCCTGGATGAGCTGGCGCAGGCGCACACCCTCGTCCCGACCACCGACGGTGACGCCATCCGCATGGCCCACCCGTTCTCCGCCGCCCCGATGGCCTTCGTCGTGACCCCCGCCGACGGGCGCGACGACCGCAGGTGGTGGGGCGGTTGCGCCTGGGACTCCTTCGGCATCAGCGCAGCACTCCACCTCGACGTGCGGATCGACACCGCCTGCCCGTGGTGCGGTTCCCACGTCAGCTACACCTCGGGCCCGACGACACCGCCTCCAGGCGACCTCGCTGTGCGGTTCCCCCGGCCCGCCGCTGAGTGGTGGAACGACGTCGTGGGGACCTGCACCATGATCCGGACCTTCTGCTCCCGCGAGCACGCCGAGCAGTGGACCGCAGCACACGACCCCGGCGCCGGCTACATCGCCTCTGCGACGACCGTCTGGGAACTCGCCGGACCCTGGTACGGCGACCGGCTCACGCCGGACTTCCAGCCGCACGACCGGGCGACGAATCAAGCCATCCTCGAGCGGGTTGGGCTCACCGGCCCGTTTTGGCGCCTCCCCTGA
- a CDS encoding IS481 family transposase → MSHANAPFTPEGRLRLVRRCAHRPIAHVAAEAGISRQCLSKWKARFDELGEVGLADRASVPHASPTQLEPDLVALIETWRREHKWSARAIHLELVRRGHQVSVATVGRWLVRLGISRRRDIDPDGSMNRTAGRITARYPGHMVHLDVKKVGRIPDGGGWRAHGRGSAADKAAQRAKTKGARAGYVYLHSAVDGFSRLAYTEHLPDEKAATTIGFFCRARAFFAAHGINRLVRVVTDNGANYTAKAFTRTVTAFASRHQRIRPHTPRHNGKVERYNRILAEELLYARIWTSEAERAAAIKIWNVHYNYHRCHTAAGNQPPASRLHAGVTNLMSRNN, encoded by the coding sequence ATGAGCCACGCTAACGCCCCGTTCACCCCCGAAGGGCGGCTGCGGCTCGTGCGCCGCTGCGCCCACCGACCGATCGCTCACGTCGCTGCCGAGGCGGGCATCTCTCGGCAGTGCCTGTCGAAGTGGAAGGCCCGGTTCGACGAGTTGGGCGAGGTCGGGCTGGCCGACCGGGCGAGTGTCCCTCACGCGTCCCCGACCCAGCTCGAGCCCGACCTGGTCGCGTTGATCGAGACGTGGCGCCGGGAGCACAAGTGGTCGGCCCGGGCGATCCACCTCGAGCTGGTCCGCCGCGGGCACCAGGTCTCGGTCGCGACCGTCGGGCGGTGGCTGGTCCGCCTGGGCATCAGCCGGCGCCGCGACATCGACCCCGACGGGTCGATGAACCGCACCGCGGGCCGCATCACCGCCCGCTACCCCGGTCACATGGTCCATCTGGACGTCAAGAAGGTCGGGCGCATCCCCGATGGCGGCGGCTGGCGCGCTCACGGGCGCGGCTCAGCGGCGGACAAGGCCGCCCAGCGGGCCAAGACCAAGGGCGCCCGCGCCGGCTACGTCTACCTGCACTCCGCCGTCGACGGCTTCTCCCGACTGGCCTACACCGAGCACCTGCCCGACGAGAAGGCAGCGACCACGATCGGGTTCTTCTGCCGGGCACGGGCGTTCTTCGCCGCCCACGGCATCAACCGGCTGGTCCGGGTGGTCACCGACAACGGCGCGAACTACACCGCCAAGGCGTTCACCCGGACGGTGACCGCGTTCGCCTCGCGTCACCAGCGGATCCGTCCGCACACTCCCCGGCACAACGGCAAGGTCGAGAGATACAACCGGATCCTGGCCGAGGAACTCCTCTACGCCCGCATCTGGACCTCCGAGGCCGAGCGGGCCGCAGCGATCAAGATCTGGAACGTCCACTACAACTACCATCGCTGCCACACCGCCGCCGGCAACCAGCCCCCGGCCTCACGCCTCCACGCAGGCGTCACCAACCTCATGAGCCGGAACAACTAG